The genomic segment CAAAACGTAAACAGGCTAAAGAGTCCTCACCACGGGCGACTAAATCCCCTGTTAAAAAGAGTTCGTCTTGCTTGGGGTTATAATTGACTTTTTCTAATAAAAGCTGAAATTCGTTAAAGCAACCGTGTAGGTCGCCTACAATATAAGTTGCCATTGTTTCTCCTTTGTTCCCCTAAAGTTATAAACAAGCGGTTATATTTTAGAGAAAATTTGCAAAATCTCATCAAAATATAACCGCTTGAAATTTAAATGATATTTCCTACGATTGAGCGAGTTTCTAAGCGTACTTCGGTGAGTTTCACTTTCACCGCTTGCCCGATCTGATAGGCTTTTTCACCTTTAATATAAAGTGCAAGTTCTTCTTGGCGGTATTCCATTTCCTCTTTGTTGTCGTGCAAGCTGGAGAATGGCACAAAAATTTGAGCACCGTTTTTTATGACTTTCGCACGCAAGCCACCACGGGAAACATCTGCAATTTCGCACTCAAATTCGACCGCTTGTTCCACCATTGGGGCAAGGTAACGAGCATAAAGCCAGTCAGCAATATCACGTTCTACTAAACGGTTTTGACGGCGAGCTTCTTGTAAACGGCTTAAAACTGATTCTTCCACCGCTTGGCTTTGTTTGCCAAGTAACACTTGCTTGATTAAACGGTGGTTTACCATATCGCCATATTTACGGATGGGTGATGTCCAAGTGGCGTAATCGGTAATGCCTAGCCCGAAATGCGGGGCAACTTCGGCTTTAAATTCAGCGAAGGTTAAATAACGTCGTAAACGCAACTCTAAGAATTTCTCTGGGTAGTCTTGAATATCACGTTGCATTTGGCAATAGCCTTCTAAGGTTGCTAAACGCTCGGCGGAGTAGCGTTCGGCAAGCTCATCACGATTTTCATCGCTGGCTAAAGTTTGGAGTAAAAATGATTTTACCAATTCATAATTTTTCGGATCAAAACCTGAATGGGTATTAAATACACCGGTTTTGGCATGTTGGCTTAAGAATTTTGCACAACAAATATTGGCAAGAATCATTGATTCTTCGATCATTTGATTCGCAATACGGCGATATTCAACGTGAATATCTTTTACCGAGCCATCTTCATTTAACTCAAAGGTATAATCGCCTTGTTCTTTGAATAGCAACGCATTCTCGGCACGCCATTGAATGCGGGCTTGAGTAAATTGATGTAGCCACTCAATTTGTTGTTTTGTTTCTTCAGACTGAGGTTGCCACGCATTTTCCACGCCTTCGAGATAATCGGAAACATCGTCGTAAGCCAAGCGATCTTTTGATTCGACCCAAGCAGAGGTAAAGGTTGTCTCTTTAATGAGATTGCCGTTTAAATCGGTTTCAATAAAGCCAACGAGGGCAGGGCGTTTTTCATTCGGGACAAGCGAACAGAGATCGTCTGAGAGTTCTCGAGGTAACATTGGAATGTTAAAGCCCGGTAAATAGTTGGTGAAACAACGCTGGCGAGCGGCTTTTTCAATATGGGAATTTTCTGGGATATAAGCGGTTGGGTCAGCAATCGCTACCACTAAACGCCAGCCGGTTTGCTCGCCATTTTGCTTAATTGGTTCGATGAACAGAGCATCGTCCATATCTTGCGTGCTTGGGCTGTCAATAGTGGTAAAGTAAAGATGAGATAAATCTTCACGAGCTAATTCATCGTGTAATTCATAGCTTTTTTCATTTGCGACCGGTTCACGAGGCTGTTCGTGGCGGGCAAGTGTGACCCACCAAGGGGCGAAATTATCGGATTCTTTACAGATAAATTGGGTAACTTGGGCAAAGAAAAAACGGTCGTCACGCAACGGATGCGTTTTTAATTGTGCCACCACCCAGTCGCCATTTTCTAATTTTTCAGTGACTTTTTTATGGGTATTTGCCGGAATGGTTTGTTTGACACTTGGGTGATCAACCGCAAGTTGCAATTTGCCCTCTTTATTTAAACGCACTTGGGCGATAAAACGCTCAAGCATTGGCTCAATCAGAGAGTCAATTTCCACCTGTTCTTTATCGCCTTCACGTTTGACTACGGCTTTTACCTTATCACCGTGCATTACTTTTTTCATTTCCGCAGGTGGAATAAAATAGCTTTTTTTATCGCATTCTAAAAAACCGAAGGCTTTGTCTGAGGCTTTTACCGTACCTTCGACATACTCTTTACTTGCCTCGATTTGCTGTTTGAGTTGAGCTAAAAGGGGATTGTTTTGAAACATAATTTCTCATTTTAAAAATAAAAAAAGGTGCTATCGTTGCACCGAAAAAACAATGGCATTATAACGGATTTGAACCAAGTTCAGCAAATAAATGCTGTTGCTATAACTTATAAAGGTTAGTAGAATATAATCCATTTAAAAATAATGGAGACTTTTCAATGAAAAAATTACTTGCAATTGCAACAGTATTTTCTTTAGCAGCCTGTTCGACTCAAACACTTGAACTATCTCCTGCCAAGGAAGCTCAATATGATCGTGTTCAACACTTCTTTGTTTCAGGGCTTGCTCAAAAACAAGAGATAGATGCGGCAAAAATTTGTAATGGTGCAGATAAGGTAGGTAAGGTAGAAACTGAAACTACTTTCTTTAATGGCTTGTTAGGTACAATTACTTATGGTATCTATTCACCTCGCCAAATCCGTGTATATTGTAACTAATCCTAGTAATTTAAGGAGTTGAAAATGAAAAAATTGCTTGCTATGTCTGTATTAACAGCCCTGCTGACTACAGCATGTACAACACAAACTGCCCATATTGGCGGCAAAGTTACTGATAACATTAAGCCAACTAAGAGTGTAACTCAGTCGTTCTTTATAGGTGGGATTGGGCAAGAAGAAACATTGAATATTGTAGAGGTTTGTGGTTCCAAAGATAAAGTGCAGCAGGTTGAAACAGTACTTTCAGGTGGGGACATTCTATTAGGTCTTGTGACTATCGGTATTTATACACCTCGTACTGCAAATGTATATTGTAAGTAATATTTTATTAAAAAAATAACGGACTCAATTGAGTCCGTTATTTTTATAGGAATTACTCTTCGTCGCCTAATTCACCCATTGCCATTACGCTGAAGCCGGCATCAACGTGTAACACTTCACCTGTTACACCAGAGGCTAAATCTGAGCATAAGAAAGCTGCAGAGTTACCTACATCATCAATAGTTACGGTGCGGCGTAAAGCAGCGGTTTTCTCGAAAGCAGAAAGCATTTTCTTGAAGTTTTTAATTCCTGAAGCAGCTAATGTGCGGATCGGGCCGGCTGAAATCGCATTTACACGAATACCTTCTTTACCTAAATCGGCTGCCATTACACGGGTTGCAGCTTCTAAAGAGGCTTTGGCTAAGCACATTACATTGTAGTTAGGGATTGCACGCTCTGCACCTAAGTAACTTAAGGTTAAAAGGGCGGCATTTTCATTTAAGAACGGGCGAGCAGCTTGAGCCATTGCAACAAAGCTATAGGCACTGATGTCGTGTGCAATACGATAACCTTCACGGGTTGCGGCATTTACATAATCACCGTCTAATTGATCACCTGGTGCAAATGCGATAGCGTGAACGAAACCATCAAATTTTTCCCAATGTTTGCTTAATTCAATGAAGCACTCGGTAATGCTTTCATCGGTTGCCACATCTAATGGCAGGACAATTTCTGAACCAAATTCTTTGGCAAATTCTTCAACACGTGGTTTTAATTTATCGTTTAAGTAGGTGAATGCAAGTTCTGCACCTTGTTGTTTCATTGCGTTTGCAATACCGTATGCGATTGAACGGTTGCTTGCTAAACCTGTTACTAAAATACGTTTACCAGTTAAGATACCCATAAAAATTCCTCTTTTATATTGATTGGGGCAAAATTGTGTCGATTATAACGGATATAGGAAAAACGGGCAAATGGAGTTAGCGGCTCATCGGATCAGAAATCCCTTTTTGAATGTGGTTTCAAAAAGGGATTTGATAAGATAAATTAAGCGGTAGTTTGAGCAATAATATTTTGTTGCGGTTTGATTGCCCCGGCTAATTCGGCTAATTCTTCCATACGGTTAATAATAATATACTTTCCTTGTACTGAAATCATACCGCTTTTTTGGAAACGCCCTAGTAAACGGCTAATGGTCTCAATGGTTAAACCAAGATAATTGCCGATATCTCCACGGGTCATGGTTAAGCGGAATTCTTTTGCAGAGAAACCACGGGCTGAGTAACGTTGGGAGAGGTTATACAAAAATGCCGCCAGTTTTTCCTCCGCATTCATTTTTGAGAGTAATAGAATCATTTCTTGATCACTTTTAATTTCATTACTCATCAAACGCATAATTTGATGGCGGATTTTCGGCATTTTGCCAGCAAGATCATCTAAAATATCGAATGGAATTTCACAAATCATTGAGGTTTCGAGCGCTTGAGCATAGCCTTCGTGCTGCATATTCGTAATTGCATCAAAGCCAATCAGATCGCCAGGTAAATGGAAACCGGTAATTTGCTCTTCGCCACTTTCACTTAAGGTATAGGCTTTTAGTGTCCCAGAACGGATAGCATAAAGCGAACGCAGTTCATCACCTGACTTAAAAATAACTTGCGATTTTTGAATCGGTTTTTTACGCTCAATAATATTATCTAGTTGAGTTAATTCCGTTTCATTAAGAGTAAAAGGTAAGCATAGTTGGCTAATACTGCAATTTTGACAATGAATTGTGCAAGTATGACGTCCGCTTGTTTTAGGTTCTGATACAATTTTCATCCATTCAACCTTAAATTAGAAAAGTATTCCTAAATTTGATTTAGAACAAAGTTTACCATTAAATTTACATGAAGCAAAGTATACCAAGGAAAAATAAAAATACTTACAAAGAGGTATAAAAAATATAATCAAATTTTTATTTTTGAGATCTACTTCAAGTTTTTATCAAAAAGAGTGTGTTAGTATGTTTATACACAAAGTAAACAACTCTCACAAGCAAGGAGCATATTATGTATAAACATATCTTAGTTGCAGTGGATCTTTCTGAAGAAAGTCTTGTTTTAGTGCGTAAGGGGGCTGCGTTAGCAGAAAAATGCGGAGCTAAACTTTCCCTCATTCACGTTGATGTTAATTTTTCGGATCTCTATACAGGATTAATTGATATTAATATGTCTTCGGTACAAGACAGTGTTGTTGAAGAAACAAATACGGCACTGGCTGAACTTGCCTCAAAAGTAAATTATCCTGTATCTGAATGTTTAAACGGAACGGGAGATTTTAGTCAGGTTTTGGAAGAGGCCGTAGAAAAACACAATGTCGATTTACTCATCACCGGCCATCATCAGGACTTCTGGAGTAAATTTATGTCTTCAACTCGTCAAGTCATGAATAATATCACTGTTGATATGCTGGTTGTGCCATTAGCAGATGAATAGCAAGAAAGTGAATGAAAAATAACCGCTTGAGACAGTTTATCTGTCTTACAAGCGGTTATTTTTTTAGGAAAATTTACAAAAATTATTTAATTGAAAAAATAAGTAGCATATAGCTCCCCCAATAGCATAAAAAATGTGTAAAATAGCAAGATAACTAAATGTTTAACTTCTATTTACAAAAAGAGTGATTTTTAATGAAAACAACTTCAGATATCAGACAATCTTTTCTAGAGTTTTTCCAAACTAAAGGACATACGATTGTTCCAAGCAGCTCTCTTGTTCCCGAGAATGATCCGACATTATTATTTACCAATGCGGGCATGAACCAATTCAAAGATGTTTTTCTTGGGTTAGAAAAACGCCCTTATAGCAGAGCGACTACGGCACAACGTTGTGTACGTGCAGGTGGTAAACACAATGATTTAGAAAACGTAGGTTATACCGCTCGCCATCATACTTTTTTTGAAATGATGGGGAATTTCAGCTTTGGTGATTACTTCAAGCAAGATGCAATCAAATTCGGTTGGGAGTTTTTAACTTCTCCACAATGGCTTGGCTTACCAAAAGAAAAATTATATGTAACTGTGTATGAAACTGATGATGAAGCCTACGATATTTGGCATAAAGAAGTAGGTGTACCATCGGAACATATTATTCGCATTGGCGATAATAAAGGCGCACCTTATGCTTCAGATAACTTCTGGGCGATGGGCGATACCGGTCCTTGTGGCCCTTGTACCGAGATTTTCTATGATCACGGGCCTGAGCATTGGGGAGGCTTACCGGGTAGCCCAGAAGAAGATGGCGACCGCTATATTGAGGTATGGAATATTGTATTTATGCAGTTCAATCGTTTAGCAGACGGTACGATGGAAAAACTGCCTAAGCCTTCTGTAGATACAGGGATGGGGTTAGAACGTATGACTGCGGTAATGCAACACGTAAACTCCAACTACGAAACGGATATTTTCCAAACTTTAATTAAAGAAGTCGCTACTTTGCTTAATGTGAAAGATTTAGATAATAAATCTTTACGTGTAGTGGCAGACCATATTCGTGCTTGTTCCTATCTGATTGCCGATGGTGTTTTACCTTCAAATGAAGGAAGAGGCTATGTATTACGCCGTATTATCCGCCGTGCGGTTCGTCACGGTAATATTTTGGGTGCAAAAGAAGCCTTTTTCTATAAATTGGTGCCAACACTTGCAACGGTAATGGGGCAAGCTGGTGAGGTGCTGACCCAAAAACAAGCGCATATTCAAAAGACACTCAAAGCAGAAGAAGAGCAATTTGCCCGTACTCTTGAGCGTGGATTGAATTTATTAGAAGATGCATTAGCGAAAGTGGAAAATAAAACCTTATCCGGAGAGGTTGCGTTCAAACTTTATGACACCTACGGGTTCCCGTTAGATTTAACTGCTGATGTTTGCCGTGAGCGTGATATTAAAATTGACGAAGATGGCTTCAATGCAGAAATGACCGCACAACGTGAGCGTGCGAAAGCCAGCAGTAGCTTTGGCACAGATTATAACAATGTGATTAAAGTGGACGGTAAAACATGCTTTAGTGGATATACTGAAACCAGCTTAAATGATGCTACTGTAATTGGGTTATTTAGTAATGGAAAATCGGTTGAGTCTATTCAATCGGGTGAAAATGCGGTAGTGATTTTAGATAAAACCCCATTCTATGCAGAAATGGGTGGACAAGTGGGTGATAGCGGTCAAATTTCCGCAGAAATTTGCAATTTTGAGGTAGTAGATACGCAAAAATATGGTCAAGTATTCGGGCATATTGGGCAATTAACTTCCGGCTCACTTTCTGTTGGCGACAAAGTTAATACGATCGTAGATAGAGAGCGTCGTCATGCTATTACATTAAACCACAGTGCTACCCACTTACTGCATTCTGCGTTACGCCAAGTGCTAGGCGACCACGTTGCTCAAAAAGGCTCATTAGTGTCAGAAAATATTTTACGTTTTGATATTTCTCAGCCGGAAGCAATTACTAAATCACAACTTGAAGAAGTTGAACGTATCGTGAATGCTAAAGTGCGTGAAAATATTCAGGTAATCATTGAAGAAATGGATATTGAATCTGCAAAAGCGAAAGGTGCAATGGCGTTATTTGGTGAAAAATATGGCGAAGTAGTGCGTGTAGTGGAAATGTCAGATTTCTCGATTGAACTCTGTGGCGGCACACACGTCAAACAAACCGGTGATATTGGGCTATTCAAAATTACCTCTGAAGGCGCAGTAGCGGCAGGTGTACGCCGTATTGAGGCTGTCACTGGAGAAAATGCGATTGCTTGGTTACATACCTTACAACAAGCCGTTCAACAAAGTGCTGAATTGTTAAAAGCAGACAGTCATTCACTCGTTGAGAAAATTGTTCAATTACAAGAGAAGGCTAAACGTACAGAAAAAGAGCTTCAACAGCTAAAAGATAAGCTGGCGGCTCAAGCAGGTTCAGATTTAGCGAAACAAGCTACCCAAATCAATGGCGTGAATGTAGTAATTCAACAATTAGAGAATGTTGAACCAAAAGCATTGAGAACGGTGGTTGATGATCTAAAAAATCAATTAGGAAGTGCAGTAATTGTATTTGCTACAGCTTCCGAAGATAAGGTAAATCTGATTGTAGGTGTTACAAAAGATTTAACTGATAAAGTCAATGCTGGTCAATTAGTTGGTGCAATGGCGGAGAAAGTTGGAGGTAAAGGGGGCGGACGTCCTGATATGGCAATGGCCGGAGGCTCAGAACCACAACATTTATCGCAAGCATTGTTACTTGCTCAAGAATGGATTACAGCAAAACTTTAAAAATAATAACAAGGCGAGCTGAACTCGCCTTTAAAACTTTACTCTATATTTAAGTATTTATAGAGTTTTTCACTTTTTAGGAGACAATTATGCTTATTCTAACTCGTA from the Mannheimia haemolytica genome contains:
- the rnb gene encoding Exoribonuclease 2; amino-acid sequence: MFQNNPLLAQLKQQIEASKEYVEGTVKASDKAFGFLECDKKSYFIPPAEMKKVMHGDKVKAVVKREGDKEQVEIDSLIEPMLERFIAQVRLNKEGKLQLAVDHPSVKQTIPANTHKKVTEKLENGDWVVAQLKTHPLRDDRFFFAQVTQFICKESDNFAPWWVTLARHEQPREPVANEKSYELHDELAREDLSHLYFTTIDSPSTQDMDDALFIEPIKQNGEQTGWRLVVAIADPTAYIPENSHIEKAARQRCFTNYLPGFNIPMLPRELSDDLCSLVPNEKRPALVGFIETDLNGNLIKETTFTSAWVESKDRLAYDDVSDYLEGVENAWQPQSEETKQQIEWLHQFTQARIQWRAENALLFKEQGDYTFELNEDGSVKDIHVEYRRIANQMIEESMILANICCAKFLSQHAKTGVFNTHSGFDPKNYELVKSFLLQTLASDENRDELAERYSAERLATLEGYCQMQRDIQDYPEKFLELRLRRYLTFAEFKAEVAPHFGLGITDYATWTSPIRKYGDMVNHRLIKQVLLGKQSQAVEESVLSRLQEARRQNRLVERDIADWLYARYLAPMVEQAVEFECEIADVSRGGLRAKVIKNGAQIFVPFSSLHDNKEEMEYRQEELALYIKGEKAYQIGQAVKVKLTEVRLETRSIVGNII
- a CDS encoding Bor protein, translated to MKKLLAIATVFSLAACSTQTLELSPAKEAQYDRVQHFFVSGLAQKQEIDAAKICNGADKVGKVETETTFFNGLLGTITYGIYSPRQIRVYCN
- a CDS encoding Bor protein, with the translated sequence MKKLLAMSVLTALLTTACTTQTAHIGGKVTDNIKPTKSVTQSFFIGGIGQEETLNIVEVCGSKDKVQQVETVLSGGDILLGLVTIGIYTPRTANVYCK
- the fabI gene encoding Enoyl-[acyl-carrier-protein] reductase [NADH] FabI, with amino-acid sequence MGILTGKRILVTGLASNRSIAYGIANAMKQQGAELAFTYLNDKLKPRVEEFAKEFGSEIVLPLDVATDESITECFIELSKHWEKFDGFVHAIAFAPGDQLDGDYVNAATREGYRIAHDISAYSFVAMAQAARPFLNENAALLTLSYLGAERAIPNYNVMCLAKASLEAATRVMAADLGKEGIRVNAISAGPIRTLAASGIKNFKKMLSAFEKTAALRRTVTIDDVGNSAAFLCSDLASGVTGEVLHVDAGFSVMAMGELGDEE
- the fnr_1 gene encoding Fumarate and nitrate reduction regulatory protein, which gives rise to MKIVSEPKTSGRHTCTIHCQNCSISQLCLPFTLNETELTQLDNIIERKKPIQKSQVIFKSGDELRSLYAIRSGTLKAYTLSESGEEQITGFHLPGDLIGFDAITNMQHEGYAQALETSMICEIPFDILDDLAGKMPKIRHQIMRLMSNEIKSDQEMILLLSKMNAEEKLAAFLYNLSQRYSARGFSAKEFRLTMTRGDIGNYLGLTIETISRLLGRFQKSGMISVQGKYIIINRMEELAELAGAIKPQQNIIAQTTA
- the uspA gene encoding Universal stress protein A homolog produces the protein MYKHILVAVDLSEESLVLVRKGAALAEKCGAKLSLIHVDVNFSDLYTGLIDINMSSVQDSVVEETNTALAELASKVNYPVSECLNGTGDFSQVLEEAVEKHNVDLLITGHHQDFWSKFMSSTRQVMNNITVDMLVVPLADE
- the alaS gene encoding Alanine--tRNA ligase, coding for MKTTSDIRQSFLEFFQTKGHTIVPSSSLVPENDPTLLFTNAGMNQFKDVFLGLEKRPYSRATTAQRCVRAGGKHNDLENVGYTARHHTFFEMMGNFSFGDYFKQDAIKFGWEFLTSPQWLGLPKEKLYVTVYETDDEAYDIWHKEVGVPSEHIIRIGDNKGAPYASDNFWAMGDTGPCGPCTEIFYDHGPEHWGGLPGSPEEDGDRYIEVWNIVFMQFNRLADGTMEKLPKPSVDTGMGLERMTAVMQHVNSNYETDIFQTLIKEVATLLNVKDLDNKSLRVVADHIRACSYLIADGVLPSNEGRGYVLRRIIRRAVRHGNILGAKEAFFYKLVPTLATVMGQAGEVLTQKQAHIQKTLKAEEEQFARTLERGLNLLEDALAKVENKTLSGEVAFKLYDTYGFPLDLTADVCRERDIKIDEDGFNAEMTAQRERAKASSSFGTDYNNVIKVDGKTCFSGYTETSLNDATVIGLFSNGKSVESIQSGENAVVILDKTPFYAEMGGQVGDSGQISAEICNFEVVDTQKYGQVFGHIGQLTSGSLSVGDKVNTIVDRERRHAITLNHSATHLLHSALRQVLGDHVAQKGSLVSENILRFDISQPEAITKSQLEEVERIVNAKVRENIQVIIEEMDIESAKAKGAMALFGEKYGEVVRVVEMSDFSIELCGGTHVKQTGDIGLFKITSEGAVAAGVRRIEAVTGENAIAWLHTLQQAVQQSAELLKADSHSLVEKIVQLQEKAKRTEKELQQLKDKLAAQAGSDLAKQATQINGVNVVIQQLENVEPKALRTVVDDLKNQLGSAVIVFATASEDKVNLIVGVTKDLTDKVNAGQLVGAMAEKVGGKGGGRPDMAMAGGSEPQHLSQALLLAQEWITAKL